From Nitrospirota bacterium, a single genomic window includes:
- the gcvP gene encoding aminomethyl-transferring glycine dehydrogenase, with protein sequence MATPDFLSPTDTFIHRHLGPTDADVGEMLGTLGLQSLEALTVATVPSDIRLHKDLALPLHRSEQAVLQEIRSIAAQNTLSRSLLGMGYYDCVTPGVIQRNIFENPAWYTQYTPYQAEIAQGRLEALVNFQTLVTDLTGLPLANASLLDEATAAAEAMAMCLAISRSAGSERKEFFVSHNCHPQTIAVMQTRAEPLGMTLHVGQTQTLDFSNPQLAGILLQYPATDGSVVDYSELVTKAHAAGVLVVVATDLLALTLLRSPEEFGADIAIGSTQRFGVPLGFGGPHAAFLSTAESFKRQMPGRIVGVSKDATGKPASRLSLQTREQHIRREKATSNICTAQVLLAIMASMYAIYHGPEGLRRIAERVHGMAVVLAEGLRKLGFEVATEAYFDTILVRLTKAQANLILARANKACINLRSHEDHSIGIALDEVSSEEEIKCLLEIFAGHDHLPFQIKNLSHSVTTGFPANLSRTSTYLTHEVFNRYHSEHEMLRYIHRLEAKDLSLVHSMIPLGSCTMKLNATSEMLPVTWPEFSRLHPFAPQEQTKGYQELFRQLEAWLAEITGFASVSLQPNAGSQGEYAGLMVIRAYHRSRGDLHRDVCLIPVSAHGTNPASAAMAGMTVVVVACDQQGNVNLADLEAKAAQHRDRLSALMLTYPSTHGVFEADVRRICQIVHTHGGQVYMDGANMNAQVGLCRPGDIGADVCHLNLHKTFCIPHGGGGPGMGPIGVARHLTPFLPGHPVTRLGGQDSIGPVSAAPYGSPSIVTISWVYIALMGRDGLTKATQVAILNANYMAKRLEKYYPILYRGTSGFVAHEFILDLRQFKETAGVEAMDVAKRLMDYGFHAPTVSFPVAGTLMIEPTESESRAELDRFCEALILIHAEIQAIIEGRQPRTNNLLKNAPHTAQVVTASEWTRPYSREEAAFPAPWVRDHKFWPSVSRIDEAYGDRHLVCTCPPIESYS encoded by the coding sequence ATGGCTACACCGGACTTCCTCAGCCCGACCGACACCTTTATCCATCGCCATCTTGGTCCCACCGACGCGGATGTCGGCGAGATGCTGGGGACGCTCGGCTTGCAGTCGCTGGAAGCTTTGACGGTCGCGACCGTGCCATCCGACATTCGGTTGCACAAGGACCTGGCTCTGCCACTCCACCGCAGCGAACAGGCCGTGCTGCAAGAAATCCGCTCCATCGCCGCGCAAAACACCCTCAGTCGATCATTACTCGGCATGGGCTATTACGACTGCGTCACGCCCGGCGTGATCCAACGCAACATTTTCGAAAACCCCGCCTGGTACACCCAATACACGCCCTACCAGGCAGAGATTGCCCAGGGCCGCCTGGAAGCCCTCGTGAATTTTCAAACGCTGGTGACCGACCTCACCGGCTTGCCCCTCGCCAACGCCTCGCTCCTGGATGAAGCCACGGCAGCAGCGGAAGCGATGGCCATGTGTCTCGCCATTTCCCGTTCAGCCGGTAGCGAACGGAAAGAGTTTTTCGTGTCGCACAACTGCCATCCCCAGACCATTGCGGTGATGCAAACGAGAGCGGAACCGCTGGGCATGACGCTGCACGTGGGGCAAACGCAAACTCTCGACTTCTCCAATCCGCAGTTAGCCGGCATCCTCCTCCAATATCCTGCCACGGACGGCTCTGTCGTGGATTACAGTGAACTGGTGACGAAGGCCCATGCAGCCGGGGTTCTTGTGGTGGTGGCCACTGACCTATTAGCCTTGACCCTCTTGCGTTCACCGGAAGAATTCGGGGCCGACATCGCCATCGGGTCCACCCAGCGATTCGGCGTTCCGCTCGGATTCGGAGGCCCCCACGCTGCCTTTCTTTCGACCGCTGAATCGTTCAAACGGCAGATGCCGGGACGCATCGTCGGCGTCTCCAAGGATGCCACGGGGAAGCCGGCCAGCCGCCTGTCTCTCCAGACGCGCGAGCAACATATCCGGCGTGAGAAGGCCACGAGCAATATCTGCACGGCCCAGGTGCTCTTGGCCATCATGGCGAGCATGTATGCGATCTACCATGGACCGGAAGGCTTACGGCGGATTGCCGAGCGCGTGCATGGCATGGCGGTGGTGCTGGCAGAAGGATTGCGGAAGCTCGGGTTCGAGGTCGCAACGGAAGCCTACTTCGATACGATTCTGGTCCGTCTGACGAAGGCGCAGGCCAATCTCATTTTGGCCAGGGCCAATAAAGCCTGCATCAACCTTCGTTCGCACGAGGACCACTCCATCGGAATTGCGCTGGACGAGGTGAGCTCGGAAGAAGAAATCAAATGCCTGCTCGAAATCTTTGCCGGCCACGATCATCTGCCCTTTCAGATAAAAAACTTGAGCCACAGCGTCACCACCGGTTTTCCGGCGAACCTATCCCGCACCAGCACATACCTGACCCATGAGGTCTTCAATCGCTACCATTCAGAACATGAGATGCTGCGGTACATCCACCGCCTTGAGGCGAAGGACCTGTCGCTCGTCCATTCGATGATCCCCCTGGGGTCCTGCACCATGAAGCTGAATGCGACCTCCGAGATGCTGCCGGTCACCTGGCCGGAGTTTTCGCGGCTCCACCCCTTTGCGCCGCAGGAGCAAACCAAGGGCTATCAGGAACTGTTCCGTCAGCTGGAGGCCTGGCTGGCCGAGATCACCGGATTCGCTTCCGTATCTTTGCAACCGAATGCCGGCTCTCAGGGCGAATATGCGGGCCTGATGGTGATCCGGGCCTACCACCGAAGCCGCGGTGACCTGCATCGGGATGTCTGTTTGATTCCCGTCTCTGCGCACGGCACGAATCCGGCCAGCGCTGCCATGGCAGGCATGACGGTGGTGGTGGTCGCCTGCGATCAACAGGGCAATGTGAATTTAGCCGACCTTGAAGCCAAGGCTGCGCAACACCGCGATCGCCTCTCGGCGCTCATGCTGACCTACCCCTCGACTCACGGAGTCTTCGAAGCGGACGTGCGGCGCATCTGCCAGATCGTCCATACGCATGGCGGGCAAGTCTACATGGACGGAGCTAACATGAATGCCCAGGTAGGGCTCTGCCGCCCGGGCGACATCGGCGCGGATGTCTGCCATCTGAATCTGCACAAGACCTTTTGCATTCCCCATGGCGGAGGCGGTCCCGGTATGGGACCGATCGGTGTGGCACGGCATCTGACGCCATTCCTTCCCGGCCATCCGGTCACGCGCCTGGGTGGACAAGATTCCATCGGCCCAGTCTCGGCGGCCCCCTATGGCAGCCCCAGCATCGTGACGATTTCCTGGGTCTACATCGCCCTGATGGGACGGGACGGATTGACCAAGGCAACGCAGGTGGCAATCTTGAATGCCAACTACATGGCCAAGCGGCTGGAAAAATATTACCCCATCCTCTATCGAGGCACATCCGGGTTCGTGGCGCACGAGTTCATTCTCGATCTTCGTCAATTCAAGGAGACTGCGGGAGTTGAAGCCATGGATGTGGCGAAGCGATTGATGGATTACGGGTTCCATGCTCCGACTGTGTCCTTCCCTGTTGCAGGAACCCTCATGATCGAACCGACGGAGAGCGAATCGAGAGCCGAACTGGACCGGTTCTGCGAGGCGCTGATCTTGATTCATGCCGAGATACAAGCCATCATCGAGGGCCGCCAGCCGCGCACGAACAATCTGTTGAAGAATGCGCCACACACGGCGCAGGTGGTCACGGCATCCGAATGGACCAGACCCTACAGCCGTGAAGAGGCAGCCTTTCCAGCCCCCTGGGTGCGCGACCATAAATTCTGGCCCAGCGTGAGCCGCATCGACGAAGCCTATGGAGATCGGCATCTTGTTTGTACGTGCCCGCCGATAGAGAGCTATTCCTAG
- a CDS encoding aminotransferase class V-fold PLP-dependent enzyme yields the protein MDRRDFLIRSGLAIGASLLAAEVPLSKAFADSPPLKLDNWQAVREQFQLSRDFIQLAGFFLASHPAPVRAAIERHRRGLDADPIGYWFEHEEQQEATVLRAAADYLGVDPTEIALTDSTTMGLGLLYGGLTLRKGQEILTTLHDHYSTEISLKLRAERTGAKVRQIPLYHSLKNVSRQELLDNLIANIKPNTRVVAVTWVHSSTGLKLPIQEMAQTIHELNNSRAEQDRVIFCVDGVHALGIENFKLSDVGCDFLIAGTHKWLFGPRGTGLVWGHQRAWPIANPIIPTFNSQAYDIWMELIPPKELPKSSYMTPGGFHSFEHRWALDEAFKFHQAIGKVRVTQRIYELNQQMKQGLAKMPHITLHTPMSQDLSAGIVCFDVAGMMPRQVIERLKQKKIIGSVTPYATQYARLAPSLLTSSEDIERALQEILKLRA from the coding sequence ATCGACCGGCGCGACTTTCTCATCCGGAGCGGACTGGCCATCGGCGCATCGTTGCTGGCCGCTGAGGTTCCTCTTTCCAAAGCCTTTGCTGACTCACCGCCGCTGAAGCTCGATAACTGGCAGGCAGTGCGTGAACAGTTTCAACTCTCCCGCGATTTCATCCAGCTGGCCGGGTTCTTTCTTGCATCCCACCCAGCTCCGGTCAGAGCAGCCATCGAGCGGCATAGGCGCGGACTGGATGCCGACCCCATCGGCTATTGGTTCGAGCATGAAGAACAACAGGAGGCAACGGTACTGCGGGCCGCGGCCGACTATCTGGGGGTCGATCCGACGGAAATTGCCCTGACTGACAGCACCACGATGGGGCTGGGGCTCCTCTATGGAGGCCTTACTCTGCGCAAAGGCCAGGAAATCCTCACGACCCTGCATGATCATTATTCGACCGAAATATCCTTAAAGCTTCGCGCAGAACGGACCGGCGCCAAGGTGCGCCAGATTCCCCTCTACCATTCCCTCAAGAATGTGTCACGCCAGGAACTACTCGACAACCTGATCGCGAACATCAAACCCAACACCAGAGTCGTCGCGGTCACCTGGGTCCATTCGAGCACAGGCCTGAAGCTGCCGATCCAGGAGATGGCTCAGACCATTCACGAATTGAACAATTCACGCGCGGAGCAGGATCGAGTGATCTTCTGCGTGGATGGGGTCCATGCGCTGGGCATCGAAAACTTCAAGCTCTCCGATGTAGGCTGCGATTTCCTGATTGCAGGAACGCACAAATGGCTATTCGGTCCGCGAGGGACCGGCCTGGTGTGGGGGCATCAGAGGGCCTGGCCTATCGCCAACCCCATCATCCCCACCTTCAACAGCCAAGCCTACGATATCTGGATGGAGCTCATCCCACCAAAGGAGTTGCCGAAGTCCTCCTACATGACTCCTGGCGGGTTCCATTCCTTCGAACACCGGTGGGCGCTCGACGAAGCCTTCAAGTTCCATCAGGCGATCGGCAAGGTCCGCGTAACCCAACGGATCTACGAGCTGAATCAGCAGATGAAACAGGGCTTGGCGAAGATGCCACACATCACGCTGCACACGCCGATGTCGCAGGATTTGTCGGCGGGGATCGTCTGTTTCGACGTGGCAGGGATGATGCCGCGCCAAGTGATCGAGCGGCTCAAGCAGAAGAAGATCATCGGGAGCGTCACCCCCTACGCCACACAATATGCGAGGTTGGCCCCAAGCCTCCTCACCTCCTCGGAGGACATCGAACGGGCGCTTCAAGAGATTCTGAAACTGCGGGCCTAG
- the arfB gene encoding alternative ribosome rescue aminoacyl-tRNA hydrolase ArfB yields the protein MLHISSHVIIPDSEIDIHAMRSQGAGGQNVNKVSSAIHLQFDIAASSLPPFYKEELLKLRDNRISADGVITIKAQQHRSQEQNREDALTRLCELIQSVAIPRKKRRATKPTKGSKQRRLESKTKRGKLKTLRRTVE from the coding sequence ATGCTGCACATCTCCTCACACGTCATCATCCCTGATTCCGAGATCGACATCCATGCGATGCGGTCACAGGGCGCCGGCGGGCAGAACGTGAACAAAGTCTCGTCTGCGATCCATTTGCAATTCGATATTGCCGCCTCCTCCTTGCCTCCCTTCTACAAGGAAGAGCTGCTGAAGCTCAGAGACAATCGGATTTCAGCTGATGGAGTGATTACGATCAAAGCGCAGCAACATCGGAGCCAGGAACAGAACCGGGAGGATGCGCTCACGCGGCTATGCGAGCTTATTCAGAGCGTGGCGATCCCGCGCAAGAAACGCAGGGCCACGAAACCGACGAAGGGTTCGAAGCAGCGGAGGCTGGAGAGTAAGACGAAGAGAGGGAAATTAAAAACCCTCAGGCGGACGGTCGAGTAA
- a CDS encoding enoyl-ACP reductase — protein sequence MSLLTGKTGLIIGVANKHSIAWAIAQSAAGQGAKLFFNYQGERLRENVEELIVTMPGAKAFPCDVGDDAQIAALMQSVGKETPKIDFLVHSVAFAPREELTGQFVNTTRQGFATALDVSAYSLVAVTKAALPLMTDGGSIVTLTYLGAERVVPHYNVMGVAKAALEATVRYLANDLGPKNIRVNAISAGPIKTLAARGVSGISKMVDHHREFAPLRRATEQGEVGDTALFLVSSLGRGITGEVIYVDGGYHILGSLASAE from the coding sequence ATGAGCCTACTGACAGGCAAAACAGGACTGATCATCGGGGTTGCCAACAAGCACAGCATCGCTTGGGCCATTGCCCAATCTGCGGCAGGCCAGGGCGCCAAACTGTTTTTCAACTATCAGGGTGAGCGGCTCAGGGAAAACGTCGAAGAATTGATCGTCACCATGCCTGGCGCAAAAGCTTTCCCTTGTGACGTGGGAGATGATGCGCAAATCGCAGCCTTGATGCAGAGCGTGGGGAAGGAAACCCCGAAGATCGACTTCCTTGTCCATTCGGTCGCCTTTGCCCCTCGCGAAGAACTCACGGGCCAGTTCGTCAATACGACGAGGCAGGGATTCGCCACGGCACTCGATGTCAGCGCCTATTCGCTCGTCGCCGTCACCAAAGCCGCCTTGCCCTTGATGACCGACGGAGGTTCCATCGTCACCCTCACCTACCTGGGCGCGGAACGGGTGGTGCCCCACTACAATGTGATGGGAGTCGCCAAGGCCGCCCTCGAAGCCACCGTCCGTTATCTGGCCAACGACCTCGGCCCGAAGAACATCCGGGTGAATGCCATCTCCGCCGGCCCGATCAAGACCCTGGCAGCCCGCGGCGTTTCCGGGATCAGCAAGATGGTGGACCACCATCGTGAGTTTGCGCCTCTTCGCCGCGCCACAGAACAGGGCGAAGTCGGCGACACGGCCCTGTTCCTGGTGAGCTCGCTGGGACGTGGGATTACCGGAGAAGTGATCTACGTGGACGGGGGCTATCATATTCTGGGATCACTGGCGTCCGCCGAGTGA
- a CDS encoding mismatch-specific DNA-glycosylase — translation MKHSATRTTGAMVRGPAKRALKALVAKGLQDHIRPGLLVLFVGINPGLRSAAIGHHFAGHSNRFWKLLFESQLVSEPLTYQDDWRLPDWGLGLTNIVQRPSAGIDVLKPSEYVAGRKRLAASVQRHQPHVVALLGVTIYRRLFPEHKTGGISLGLQDKVLAGRPVFVLPNPSGRNAHYSYCAMLASFQALKCLELD, via the coding sequence ATGAAACATTCAGCAACTCGTACGACGGGGGCGATGGTGAGAGGTCCTGCGAAGAGGGCTCTAAAGGCTCTTGTGGCGAAGGGGCTCCAGGATCATATTCGCCCCGGCCTGCTGGTGCTCTTCGTCGGGATCAATCCAGGTCTTCGCTCAGCGGCCATTGGCCATCACTTTGCCGGCCACTCCAACCGTTTCTGGAAACTCCTATTCGAGTCACAACTCGTCTCTGAGCCACTCACCTACCAAGACGATTGGCGCCTGCCCGATTGGGGCCTTGGCCTGACGAACATCGTTCAGCGGCCCAGCGCGGGGATCGATGTACTGAAGCCGAGCGAATATGTAGCAGGACGGAAGAGGCTTGCAGCTAGCGTTCAACGGCATCAGCCTCATGTGGTGGCCTTGTTGGGTGTCACGATCTATCGCAGGTTATTTCCGGAGCACAAGACCGGAGGGATCAGCCTGGGATTGCAGGATAAGGTTTTGGCCGGTCGACCAGTCTTTGTCCTGCCGAATCCCAGCGGCAGAAATGCGCATTATTCCTATTGCGCGATGCTCGCGTCATTCCAGGCGCTCAAATGTCTTGAGCTGGATTAA
- a CDS encoding NUDIX hydrolase encodes MQSKRIYTGMIVNVNVDTVTLPNGLTVDLEVVRHPGAAAVVPMKDDGTVVLIRQFRHAAAGFIYEIPAGKLHPGEDPIACAARELEEEIGYKAGKLELLSSIFTAPGFTDEVIHIYLATGLTVGRQQLDHDEVLEVIELPLLEAMKMIETGAIRDAKSIVGLQTVYLRSRSR; translated from the coding sequence GTGCAAAGCAAACGCATCTATACCGGTATGATTGTGAACGTGAACGTCGATACTGTCACGTTGCCCAACGGCCTCACGGTCGACTTGGAGGTGGTGCGCCATCCGGGAGCGGCTGCGGTGGTGCCGATGAAAGACGATGGCACGGTTGTCTTGATCAGGCAATTCCGCCATGCGGCGGCAGGGTTTATTTACGAAATTCCTGCGGGGAAGCTGCATCCCGGCGAAGATCCCATCGCCTGCGCAGCGCGCGAACTGGAGGAGGAAATCGGGTACAAGGCAGGCAAGCTTGAGCTCCTCTCCAGTATCTTTACCGCGCCCGGCTTTACCGACGAAGTGATCCATATCTATCTGGCAACCGGCCTGACGGTGGGGCGGCAACAGCTGGATCACGACGAGGTCCTTGAAGTAATCGAGCTACCATTATTGGAAGCGATGAAGATGATCGAGACCGGAGCGATCAGGGATGCGAAGTCGATCGTGGGATTGCAGACAGTCTATCTTAGGAGCAGGAGTCGGTAG
- the gcvT gene encoding glycine cleavage system aminomethyltransferase GcvT, with protein sequence MQRTPLITHHQACGGKLVDFAGWEMPIQYSGVLDEYHTVRSQVGLFDVSHMGRLWVSGSGAVPFLQRVTTNDVGKLAVSQAHYSMVCNENGGIKDDIFIYRIASDEFLLCVNASNREKILSWLQAQLAQDKTVLLEDRSVEMAQVAVQGPKSRELLMSLGGTSLEGLKLHHACEGTIGGLPCLLARTGYTGELGYEIYIDADKVGRLWDLLIDKGQAWGLKPAGLGARDLLRLEMGYLLYGNDMGEETTPLEANADWTVSFQKGSFIGSQALLAQKQAGVARRFVAFELVEKAVPRHGFRILDPATSQPIGDVTSGNLSPLLQKGIGLGYVPARYAEPGSSILIEIRSKSVLATVVKPPFYRKRKA encoded by the coding sequence ATGCAACGTACTCCACTGATCACGCACCACCAAGCCTGTGGCGGCAAACTCGTTGATTTTGCCGGATGGGAAATGCCCATTCAATACAGCGGTGTCTTGGACGAGTACCATACAGTCCGTTCTCAGGTCGGCCTCTTTGATGTGAGCCATATGGGACGGCTGTGGGTCTCCGGATCTGGCGCGGTTCCGTTTCTTCAGCGAGTCACGACCAACGATGTCGGAAAGCTCGCCGTCTCTCAGGCCCATTACTCCATGGTCTGTAACGAGAACGGCGGCATCAAGGACGACATCTTTATCTATCGGATCGCGTCGGACGAGTTTCTCCTGTGCGTGAATGCGTCGAACCGCGAGAAGATCCTGTCCTGGCTGCAAGCCCAGCTCGCGCAGGACAAGACGGTTCTCCTCGAAGACCGGTCGGTCGAAATGGCCCAGGTAGCCGTGCAGGGCCCTAAATCACGCGAGCTCCTCATGAGCCTCGGCGGCACATCTCTCGAAGGACTCAAGCTTCACCATGCCTGCGAGGGCACGATTGGAGGCCTCCCCTGTTTGTTGGCTAGAACCGGCTATACCGGTGAATTGGGCTATGAGATTTATATCGACGCAGATAAGGTCGGTCGTCTCTGGGATCTGCTCATCGACAAGGGCCAGGCCTGGGGACTCAAGCCGGCCGGGCTCGGGGCGAGGGATTTGCTCCGTTTGGAAATGGGCTATCTGCTCTATGGTAACGACATGGGCGAAGAGACGACGCCACTTGAAGCGAACGCGGACTGGACCGTCAGTTTCCAGAAGGGCTCGTTCATTGGCAGCCAGGCGCTGTTGGCGCAGAAACAGGCAGGAGTGGCTCGTCGGTTCGTGGCCTTTGAACTTGTCGAGAAAGCCGTGCCGCGCCATGGGTTCAGAATTCTCGACCCCGCAACCTCTCAACCTATCGGCGACGTTACCAGCGGCAATCTCTCTCCGCTCCTCCAGAAGGGGATCGGATTGGGCTATGTGCCGGCACGTTATGCGGAGCCAGGTTCTTCCATCCTGATCGAAATCCGCAGTAAGAGCGTCCTTGCCACCGTCGTCAAGCCGCCGTTTTACAGGAAACGCAAGGCCTAG
- a CDS encoding FKBP-type peptidyl-prolyl cis-trans isomerase, with the protein MPFEDAGAEGKEVTTSSGLQYIELTVGTGATAEAGQTVIVHYTGWLENGKKFDSSVDRGQPFSFPLGAGQVIKGWDEGVKGMKVGGKRKLTIPSKLGYGAQGAGGGLIPPHATLIFDVELLGL; encoded by the coding sequence ATGCCGTTTGAAGACGCAGGGGCCGAAGGGAAGGAAGTCACGACGTCATCGGGGTTGCAATATATTGAGCTCACGGTCGGCACAGGCGCGACGGCAGAGGCGGGGCAGACCGTCATCGTGCATTACACTGGCTGGCTGGAAAATGGAAAGAAGTTCGACAGCTCCGTGGACCGGGGCCAGCCGTTCTCTTTTCCTCTGGGTGCCGGGCAAGTCATCAAGGGATGGGATGAGGGCGTCAAGGGCATGAAGGTGGGTGGAAAGCGAAAGCTGACCATTCCCTCCAAGCTCGGCTATGGCGCGCAGGGAGCGGGCGGCGGCCTGATTCCTCCCCACGCGACGTTGATTTTCGACGTCGAGCTGCTGGGCTTGTGA